One Isoptericola dokdonensis DS-3 genomic window, ACGACGCGGCGGAACCCGCGCCCGGCGAACAGGTCGTGGCTGCGGTGCACGAACTCGCCCGGCGTGAAGTCGCGGAACCGGGGCGTCACCCAGTCGAGCTCGACGCGCGCCTCGCTGTCGCCGCCGTCGCGGACGATCACGACGCCCACCGTCTCGTCGCCCCGCGCCACGAGGAAAGCAGTGCGGCCGGTGGGGTCGTCGTCGGCGCGGAACCCCGGGAAGGAGCGGCCGACGTCCTCGGCGTGCACGCGCAGCAGGTGCCGCAGCCAGGCATCGTCCGGGGCGACCTCCACGACCTGGTAGACCGCGTCGTCGTGGGCCTCCCGGTAGAGCCGCAGGAGCCAGTAGACGTCGATGACGG contains:
- a CDS encoding YgjV family protein encodes the protein MAVWLEVFGWVGSILVVWSLTQARVLRFRWMNLAGAVVATVYNAVVGVWPFAAMNGAIAVIDVYWLLRLYREAHDDAVYQVVEVAPDDAWLRHLLRVHAEDVGRSFPGFRADDDPTGRTAFLVARGDETVGVVIVRDGGDSEARVELDWVTPRFRDFTPGEFVHRSHDLFAGRGFRRVVVVGAAARQHEYLERVGFRPDGDRWVREVATPAG